The following coding sequences lie in one Nitratireductor mangrovi genomic window:
- a CDS encoding MAPEG family protein has protein sequence MTTELFYLFLSTVLLGVLWIPYIYGQATKVGPLQPKEYVEGRHAEVPHWVRRADRAHINLVEQYGAFAGLVVIAHLAGVHDAVTVWCAAIFFFARIAHAVIYIAGVSVFMARTMVFLVAFLALVVYAIDIFVSFEWATA, from the coding sequence ATGACGACCGAACTCTTCTACCTGTTCCTGTCCACGGTCCTGCTCGGTGTCTTGTGGATACCCTATATCTACGGCCAGGCGACCAAGGTCGGGCCGCTGCAGCCGAAGGAATATGTCGAAGGCCGTCACGCCGAGGTGCCGCACTGGGTGCGTCGCGCCGACCGTGCCCACATCAACCTGGTCGAGCAGTATGGCGCCTTCGCCGGGTTGGTGGTCATCGCCCATCTCGCCGGCGTGCACGACGCGGTGACGGTCTGGTGCGCCGCGATCTTCTTTTTCGCCCGCATCGCCCATGCGGTGATCTACATTGCCGGCGTTTCCGTCTTCATGGCGCGCACGATGGTCTTTCTCGTCGCCTTCCTGGCGCTCGTCGTCTACGCCATCGACATCTTCGTCAGCTTCGAATGGGCGACCGCTTGA